From the genome of [Chlorobium] sp. 445:
ATCACCCAAAACAAAACACAAAGATAACTTGTGGTTATCTCTGCTGAATTGGGAGTATCCAAAAGCGTGCCAAATTTCAAATCCGAGTTTTTGTTGTGTTTTCAAGCGTTTTGCCCTAAAAGCACATCGGTTAAAATTACTTTTCGTAATTAGGTTATTACACTTCGTAATTCCCTCAATAAGTTCATGCATAAATGCCGCGCAATTTCAAAGTTTTGGCAACCTTATCAATGGCAAGGATGTATGCCCCAATCCGAAGGGTTTGATTGTGCGTAATTGCAGTGTGATAGACAGCTTCGAAGGCATTGCGCATAGCACGTTCTAAGCGGCGATTGACACGCTCCAGCGACCAGAAATAGCCCTGTCGATCTTGAACCCACTCGAAGTAACTGACCGTGACGCCACCAGCATTAGCTAAAATATCGGGCACAGTACGAATCCCTCTGTCGAAAATAATTGGCTCTGCATCGGCGGTCATCGGACCATTTGCTCCTTCTACAATCAAGCGGCACTGAAGTTTATGAGCATTACGCGTGGTAATTTGGTCTTCTTTTGCGGCAGGAACGAGCACATCGCATGGTAGCTCAAGCAGTTCTTCATTGGTGATATGATCGCCTTCGCTGTATCCTGCAAGCGAACCGTGTTTTGCTGCATATTCCAGCGCTTTTGGAATATCATGTCCGTTAGGATTGTAGTATCCGCCAGAGATATCGCTAATGCCAACGATTTTACAGCCTTGCTCATAGAGCAATTTCGCAGAAACAGAGCCGACATTACCAAACCCTTGCACTACGACACGAGAACTCGTCGGCGACATGCCTAATTTATCCATCGCTGAAAGTGTGCAAATCATCACGCCGCGTCCAGTCGCTTCGCGTCTTCCAAGCGAGCCGCCCAAGATGACTGGCTTTCCCGTTACGACAGCTGTTTCTGTGCGCTGCACGTGCATTGAGTAAGTGTCCATAATCCACGCCATCGTCTGTTCGTTGGTGTTCATATCTGGCGCAGGAATATCTTTGTCAGGTCCAAACACGGACATCAGATTTGCAGTGTAGCGGCGCGTGATTTTTTCAACTTCAATGGGCGTGAGTTGTGTGGGATCACACTTGACAGCACCTTTTGCACCGCCAAAGGGAAGGTTCAAAATCGCACACTTCCATGTCATCCATGCCGCCAAAGCTTTAACTTCATCAAGTGTTACATCTGGCGCATAGCGAATGCCGCCTTTTGACGGACCGAGTATATCGTTGTGAATCACGCGATAGCCTTCAAACACCTCGATCTTGCCATTATCCATCTGAATGGGGATTGAGACAGTCACTTGCTTAACAGGTGTCTTGAGATATTGATAAATCCCTTCTTCGAGATGGAGAATTTCAGCGGCGATATCAAAGCGCGCCATCATGGATTCAAAAGGATTCTCTTTATCCTTGATGGGTGCAGGTTCCTTGTACAATCCTTGTTGAACGTTCATTGCTGATAGAGGTGAGTTTGAAAAGAATGAAGTTGAAAAAAACACGATGGAGAAAGAAAGTAAGAAAGTATTATCATTCGCTGAGCATGCAGTCAAGCAAGCATCATGTAATTCAGTAGTACTCATTGTCATTAGCATAATTGGGCTGTGAAGTTACAAAAACAAGGATGAAAACAAAATCGAGTGGAACACAAGTAGAGAAGTAGAAACAACTTATGAGCTTGCAAAACAGAGACAAGAAGCAACTAACATAATTTTGGTTGAAAGTTGTAGATTGCAGGCAAAGGTAAAGCTTATGCTACAAGCGCTGTTGAACACCATCATGAAATGCACGTCGCTCTACACTGCTTGGTGCACGGAACAGTTTTGTGCAAGGCTGTAAAGTAAAACAGCTCTTATGCACAAAAACCTCTGTGAATAGAACCTTGATAAAAAAGATGAAAAGACGCGAATTCTTAAAGTCAGCAGGTCTTGCGGCTGTAGTGACCTGCTTTCCAATCTCTGCATTTGCGCGCCGTGCTGAAGCGCAGTGGATCACGCCTGTGCTGGAGCGCAACGAGAAAAAAGCACTGGTAGACATTGCACTCAATACTGCAACGAGGTTTGGCGCAACCTACTGCGATGTGCGTATCGGACGCTATCTCAATCAGGCGATCTCAACGCGAGAAAACCGCGTGCAAAACATTCAAAACTCAGAGTCGTTTGGCGTCGGCATTCGTGTGATTGCAAAAGGCACATGGGGGTTTGCCTCAACCAATAAGGTTACACCCGATGGCATCAAGGAAGCTGCTGAGCGCGCTATTGCCGTTGCAAAAGCCAATTCGCG
Proteins encoded in this window:
- a CDS encoding amino acid dehydrogenase, translated to MNVQQGLYKEPAPIKDKENPFESMMARFDIAAEILHLEEGIYQYLKTPVKQVTVSIPIQMDNGKIEVFEGYRVIHNDILGPSKGGIRYAPDVTLDEVKALAAWMTWKCAILNLPFGGAKGAVKCDPTQLTPIEVEKITRRYTANLMSVFGPDKDIPAPDMNTNEQTMAWIMDTYSMHVQRTETAVVTGKPVILGGSLGRREATGRGVMICTLSAMDKLGMSPTSSRVVVQGFGNVGSVSAKLLYEQGCKIVGISDISGGYYNPNGHDIPKALEYAAKHGSLAGYSEGDHITNEELLELPCDVLVPAAKEDQITTRNAHKLQCRLIVEGANGPMTADAEPIIFDRGIRTVPDILANAGGVTVSYFEWVQDRQGYFWSLERVNRRLERAMRNAFEAVYHTAITHNQTLRIGAYILAIDKVAKTLKLRGIYA